A single Argentina anserina chromosome 7, drPotAnse1.1, whole genome shotgun sequence DNA region contains:
- the LOC126804096 gene encoding protein TOPLESS-RELATED PROTEIN 2-like isoform X1 produces the protein MSSLSRELVFLILQFLDEEKFKETVHKLEQESGFFFNMKHFEDQVQAGEWDEVERYLGGFTKVEDNRYSMKIFFEIRKQKYLEALDSQDRAKAVELLVKDLKVFASFNEELFKEITQLLTLDNFRLNEQLSKYGDTKSARNIMLIELKKLIEANPLFRDKLAFPSFKSSRLRTLINQSLNWQHQLCKNPRPNPDIKTLFMDHSCTPNANGSRPPPTNSPLVGPIPKAGAFPPIGAHGPFQPVVSPSPGAIAGWMSNPNPSMPHPAVAAAPPGLVQPSSAAAFLKHPRTPTGVIGMDYQSADSEHLIKRIRTGPAEEVSFSGVMHSSNAYSQDDLPKAVVRTLSQGSNVTCMDFHPQQQNILLVGTNVGDISLWELGSRERLVHKPFKVWDIQAVSMPLQTALVNDAAISVNRCVWSPDGLMLGVAFSKHIVQIYTYNPTGELRQHLEIDAHVGGVNDIAFAHPNKQLCIVTCGDDKVIKVWDAVAGRRQYTFEGHEAPVYSVCPHYKENIQFIFSTAIDGKIKAWLYDCLGSRVDYDAPGLWCTMMAYSADGTRLFSCGTSKEGESHLVEWNESEGAIKRTYSGFRKRSLDVVQFDTTRNHFLAAGDEFQIKFWDMDNTNLLTAVDADGGLPASPRLRFNKEGSLLAVTTTDSGIKILANNDGVRLIRMLESRAMEKNRGTSEPINAKQPLTVNALGPIGNVSNAVAPTMERADRIQPAVSISNLGNMENSRLVDVKPRIPDDIDKIKSWKISDIADPSQMKALRLPDSTSAGKVVRLMYTNNGLALLALASNAVHKLWKWPRNDRNNPSGKASAYVVPQLWQPPNGIHMANDVNDNKPAEESTACIALSKNDSYVMSASGGKVSLFNMMTFKVMTTFVSPPPAATFLAFHPQDNNIIAIGMEDSTILIYNVRVDEVKTKLKGHQNRITGLAFSQTLNILISSGADAQLCVWSIDGWEKKKTRFIQAPAGRQSPLVGETKVQFHNDQTHLLVAHESQIAVYESKLDCLRSWSPKDALAAPISCAIYSCDGLLVYATFCDGAVGVFDADSLRLRCRIAPSAYIPSFSLSSGNPSYPLVVAAHPSEPNQIAVGMTDGSVHVVEPSDAELKWGGTASQDNGPSNSSNPSPSGQASELPSR, from the exons ATGTCTTCCTTGAGTAGGGAACTGGTGTTCTTGATTTTACAGTTCTTGGACGAGGAGAAGTTCAAGGAAACAGTTCATAA GCTTGAGCAAGAGTCTGGCTTTTTCTTCAATATGAAGCATTTTGAGGATCAAGTCCAGGCTGGAGAGTGGGACGAAGTTGAGCGATATTTGGGTGGCTTCACTAAAGTTGAAGACAATCGGTATTCGATGAAGATCTTCTTTGAGATCAGGAAGCAGAAGTATTTAGAAGCTCTCGACAG CCAGGATAGGGCAAAGGCTGTTGAGCTTCTTGTGAAGGACCTTAAGGTTTTTGCATCTTTTAATGAGGAACTCTTCAAGGAAATTACTCAGTTGCTCACTCTTGACAACTTCAG GCTAAATGAGCAGCTTTCCAAGTACGGTGACACAAAATCAGCTCGGAATATCATGCTTATAGAACTTAAAAAGCTCATTGAAGCGAATCCATTATTTCGTGATAAACTTGCCTTTCCGTCCTTCAAAAGTTCACGTTTAAGGACTCTGATAAATCAGAG TCTCAATTGGCAGCACCAGCTTTGCAAGAATCCCCGTCCAAATCCTGATATTAAAACACTATTTATGGATCATTCTTGCACTCCAAATGCTAATGGATCTCGTCCTCCTCCCACAAACAGTCCCCTTGTTGGACCAATTCCTAAGGCTGGTGCTTTTCCTCCAATTGGTGCCCATGGT CCATTTCAGCCtgttgtctccccctctcccgGTGCTATTGCTGGGTGGATGTCAAACCCTAATCCATCTATGCCTCACCCTGCTGTTGCAGCAGCTCCTCCTGGTCTAGTGCAGCCTTCTAGTGCAG CTGCTTTCTTGAAGCACCCAAGGACACCAACAGGTGTTATAGGGATGGATTATCAATCTGCTGACTCAGAGCACTTAATTAAGCGTATTCGTACTGGCCCAGCTGAAGAG GTGTCCTTTTCTGGTGTGATGCACAGTTCCAATGCGTATTCACAAGATGACCTTCCCAAGGCTGTTGTTCGGACCCTTAGCCAAGGATCAAATGTAACGTGCATGGACTTTCAtccacaacaacaaaatattCTTCTAG TTGGGACAAATGTTGGTGACATCAGTCTTTGGGAATTAGGGTCCCGGGAAAGGTTGGTACATAAACCTTTCAAGGTTTGGGATATACAAGCTGTGTCAATGCCGCTGCAG ACTGCTTTGGTGAATGATGCTGCAATATCAGTGAATCGTTGTGTTTGGAGTCCCGATGGACTTATGCTTG GTGTTGCATTTTCTAAGCACATTGTTCAAATATATACTTACAATCCAACTGGAGAATTGAGACAACATTTGGAG ATTGATGCTCACGTTGGCGGTGTTAATGACATTGCATTTGCTCATCCCAACAAGCAATTGTGTATTGTTACTTGTGGAGATGATAAAGTGATTAAG GTATGGGATGCTGTAGCAGGACGCAGACAATATACATTTGAAGGTCATGAAGCTCCTGTATATTCAGTGTGCCCTCATTACAAAGAAAATATACAA TTCATTTTTTCAACCGCGATCGACGGGAAAATTAAAGCTTGGCTTTACGATTGTTTGGGGTCAAGGGTAGACTATGATGCTCCTGGACTTTGGTGCACCATGATGGCGTATAGTGCAGATGGAACCAG ACTCTTCTCATGCGGAACGAGTAAAGAAGGCGAATCTCATTTGGTGGAGTGGAATGAGAGTGAAGGGGCCATCAAACGGACATATTCTGGGTTTAGGAAACGCTCTTTGGATGTTGTCCAGTTTGACACAACAAGAAACCACTTCCTAGCCGCTGGTGATGAATTTCAAATAAAGTTCTGGGATATGGACAATACCAATTTGCTGACAGCTGTTGACGCAGATGGCGGGTTGCCT GCTAGTCCTAGACTCAGATTCAACAAAGAAGGGTCCTTGTTGGCTGTAACAACGACCGACAGTGGTATAAAAATTTTAGCAAATAATGACGGTGTGCGCTTGATAAGGATGTTGGAGAGCAGAGCTATGGAGAAAAACCGAGGCACTTCTGAGCCCATCAACGCTAAG CAGCCATTGACTGTCAATGCACTAGGCCCCATTGGGAATGTTTCCAATGCTGTTGCTCCAACTATGGAACGTGCTGATAGAATCCAACCAGCTGTTTCCATCAGTAATCTG GGTAATATGGAGAACAGCAGGCTTGTCGATGTCAAACCACGGATCCCTGATGATATAGACAAGATTAAGAGCTGGAAAATTTCTGATATTGCGGATCCTTCTCAAATGAAAGCTTTAAGATTGCCTGACTCTACATCAGCTGGAAAG GTTGTGAGACTAATGTACACCAACAATGGTTTGGCTCTATTAGCCCTTGCCTCCAATGCTGTTCACAAGCTTTGGAAATGGCCGCGTAATGACAGGAATAATCCATCAGGGAAG GCTAGTGCATATGTTGTTCCTCAGTTGTGGCAGCCTCCGAATGGAATTCATATGGCTAATGATGTAAATGACAATAAACCAGCTGAGGAATCTACTGCATGCATTGCTTTATCCAAAAATGACTCTTACGTAATGTCTGCATCTGGTGGGAAGGTCTCTTTGTTCAACATGATGACATTTAAG GTCATGACAACATTTGTATCTCCCCCTCCTGCTGCCACTTTTCTGGCATTCCACCCTCAAGATAATAACATAATTGCTATTGGGATGGAAGACTCtactattttaatttataatgtCAGGGTTGATGAG GTAAAGACCAAGCTGAAAGGTCACCAGAATCGGATAACGGGCCTTGCATTTTCCCAGACTCTTAATATACTGATTTCTTCAGGAGCTGATGCTCAG TTATGTGTGTGGAGCATTGATGGGtgggagaaaaagaaaacaaggtTCATACAAGCACCAGCTGGTCGGCAATCCCCATTGGTTGGAGAAACAAAAGTTCAATTTCATAATGATCAGACGCATTTGTTGGTTGCCCATGAAAGCCAAATTGCTGTGTATGAGAGCAAGCTCGATTGTTTGCGCTCT TGGTCTCCGAAAGATGCACTCGCTGCTCCCATCTCGTGTGCAATATATTCATGTGATGGTTTGTTGGTTTATGCTACTTTTTGTGATGGTGCTGTGGGAGTTTTTGATGCTGATAGCTTAAGACTCCGATGTCGAATAGCACCTTCCGCTTATATACCATCGTTTTCTCTCAG CAGTGGCAATCCCTCGTATCCTCTGGTTGTGGCAGCTCATCCATCTGAGCCTAACCAGATTGCAGTTGGCATGACTGACGGGTCAGTGCATGTGGTCGAACCATCTGATGCAGAGCTGAAGTGGGGTGGCACAGCCTCTCAGGATAATGGTCCTTCCAATTCATCAAATCCTTCTCCTAGTGGTCAAGCGTCGGAACTTCCTTCAAGGTGA
- the LOC126804096 gene encoding protein TOPLESS-RELATED PROTEIN 2-like isoform X2: protein MSSLSRELVFLILQFLDEEKFKETVHKLEQESGFFFNMKHFEDQVQAGEWDEVERYLGGFTKVEDNRYSMKIFFEIRKQKYLEALDSQDRAKAVELLVKDLKVFASFNEELFKEITQLLTLDNFRLNEQLSKYGDTKSARNIMLIELKKLIEANPLFRDKLAFPSFKSSRLRTLINQSLNWQHQLCKNPRPNPDIKTLFMDHSCTPNANGSRPPPTNSPLVGPIPKAGAFPPIGAHGPFQPVVSPSPGAIAGWMSNPNPSMPHPAVAAAPPGLVQPSSAAAFLKHPRTPTGVIGMDYQSADSEHLIKRIRTGPAEEVSFSGVMHSSNAYSQDDLPKAVVRTLSQGSNVTCMDFHPQQQNILLVGTNVGDISLWELGSRERLVHKPFKVWDIQAVSMPLQTALVNDAAISVNRCVWSPDGLMLGVAFSKHIVQIYTYNPTGELRQHLEIDAHVGGVNDIAFAHPNKQLCIVTCGDDKVIKVWDAVAGRRQYTFEGHEAPVYSVCPHYKENIQFIFSTAIDGKIKAWLYDCLGSRVDYDAPGLWCTMMAYSADGTRLFSCGTSKEGESHLVEWNESEGAIKRTYSGFRKRSLDVVQFDTTRNHFLAAGDEFQIKFWDMDNTNLLTAVDADGGLPASPRLRFNKEGSLLAVTTTDSGIKILANNDGVRLIRMLESRAMEKNRGTSEPINAKPLTVNALGPIGNVSNAVAPTMERADRIQPAVSISNLGNMENSRLVDVKPRIPDDIDKIKSWKISDIADPSQMKALRLPDSTSAGKVVRLMYTNNGLALLALASNAVHKLWKWPRNDRNNPSGKASAYVVPQLWQPPNGIHMANDVNDNKPAEESTACIALSKNDSYVMSASGGKVSLFNMMTFKVMTTFVSPPPAATFLAFHPQDNNIIAIGMEDSTILIYNVRVDEVKTKLKGHQNRITGLAFSQTLNILISSGADAQLCVWSIDGWEKKKTRFIQAPAGRQSPLVGETKVQFHNDQTHLLVAHESQIAVYESKLDCLRSWSPKDALAAPISCAIYSCDGLLVYATFCDGAVGVFDADSLRLRCRIAPSAYIPSFSLSSGNPSYPLVVAAHPSEPNQIAVGMTDGSVHVVEPSDAELKWGGTASQDNGPSNSSNPSPSGQASELPSR from the exons ATGTCTTCCTTGAGTAGGGAACTGGTGTTCTTGATTTTACAGTTCTTGGACGAGGAGAAGTTCAAGGAAACAGTTCATAA GCTTGAGCAAGAGTCTGGCTTTTTCTTCAATATGAAGCATTTTGAGGATCAAGTCCAGGCTGGAGAGTGGGACGAAGTTGAGCGATATTTGGGTGGCTTCACTAAAGTTGAAGACAATCGGTATTCGATGAAGATCTTCTTTGAGATCAGGAAGCAGAAGTATTTAGAAGCTCTCGACAG CCAGGATAGGGCAAAGGCTGTTGAGCTTCTTGTGAAGGACCTTAAGGTTTTTGCATCTTTTAATGAGGAACTCTTCAAGGAAATTACTCAGTTGCTCACTCTTGACAACTTCAG GCTAAATGAGCAGCTTTCCAAGTACGGTGACACAAAATCAGCTCGGAATATCATGCTTATAGAACTTAAAAAGCTCATTGAAGCGAATCCATTATTTCGTGATAAACTTGCCTTTCCGTCCTTCAAAAGTTCACGTTTAAGGACTCTGATAAATCAGAG TCTCAATTGGCAGCACCAGCTTTGCAAGAATCCCCGTCCAAATCCTGATATTAAAACACTATTTATGGATCATTCTTGCACTCCAAATGCTAATGGATCTCGTCCTCCTCCCACAAACAGTCCCCTTGTTGGACCAATTCCTAAGGCTGGTGCTTTTCCTCCAATTGGTGCCCATGGT CCATTTCAGCCtgttgtctccccctctcccgGTGCTATTGCTGGGTGGATGTCAAACCCTAATCCATCTATGCCTCACCCTGCTGTTGCAGCAGCTCCTCCTGGTCTAGTGCAGCCTTCTAGTGCAG CTGCTTTCTTGAAGCACCCAAGGACACCAACAGGTGTTATAGGGATGGATTATCAATCTGCTGACTCAGAGCACTTAATTAAGCGTATTCGTACTGGCCCAGCTGAAGAG GTGTCCTTTTCTGGTGTGATGCACAGTTCCAATGCGTATTCACAAGATGACCTTCCCAAGGCTGTTGTTCGGACCCTTAGCCAAGGATCAAATGTAACGTGCATGGACTTTCAtccacaacaacaaaatattCTTCTAG TTGGGACAAATGTTGGTGACATCAGTCTTTGGGAATTAGGGTCCCGGGAAAGGTTGGTACATAAACCTTTCAAGGTTTGGGATATACAAGCTGTGTCAATGCCGCTGCAG ACTGCTTTGGTGAATGATGCTGCAATATCAGTGAATCGTTGTGTTTGGAGTCCCGATGGACTTATGCTTG GTGTTGCATTTTCTAAGCACATTGTTCAAATATATACTTACAATCCAACTGGAGAATTGAGACAACATTTGGAG ATTGATGCTCACGTTGGCGGTGTTAATGACATTGCATTTGCTCATCCCAACAAGCAATTGTGTATTGTTACTTGTGGAGATGATAAAGTGATTAAG GTATGGGATGCTGTAGCAGGACGCAGACAATATACATTTGAAGGTCATGAAGCTCCTGTATATTCAGTGTGCCCTCATTACAAAGAAAATATACAA TTCATTTTTTCAACCGCGATCGACGGGAAAATTAAAGCTTGGCTTTACGATTGTTTGGGGTCAAGGGTAGACTATGATGCTCCTGGACTTTGGTGCACCATGATGGCGTATAGTGCAGATGGAACCAG ACTCTTCTCATGCGGAACGAGTAAAGAAGGCGAATCTCATTTGGTGGAGTGGAATGAGAGTGAAGGGGCCATCAAACGGACATATTCTGGGTTTAGGAAACGCTCTTTGGATGTTGTCCAGTTTGACACAACAAGAAACCACTTCCTAGCCGCTGGTGATGAATTTCAAATAAAGTTCTGGGATATGGACAATACCAATTTGCTGACAGCTGTTGACGCAGATGGCGGGTTGCCT GCTAGTCCTAGACTCAGATTCAACAAAGAAGGGTCCTTGTTGGCTGTAACAACGACCGACAGTGGTATAAAAATTTTAGCAAATAATGACGGTGTGCGCTTGATAAGGATGTTGGAGAGCAGAGCTATGGAGAAAAACCGAGGCACTTCTGAGCCCATCAACGCTAAG CCATTGACTGTCAATGCACTAGGCCCCATTGGGAATGTTTCCAATGCTGTTGCTCCAACTATGGAACGTGCTGATAGAATCCAACCAGCTGTTTCCATCAGTAATCTG GGTAATATGGAGAACAGCAGGCTTGTCGATGTCAAACCACGGATCCCTGATGATATAGACAAGATTAAGAGCTGGAAAATTTCTGATATTGCGGATCCTTCTCAAATGAAAGCTTTAAGATTGCCTGACTCTACATCAGCTGGAAAG GTTGTGAGACTAATGTACACCAACAATGGTTTGGCTCTATTAGCCCTTGCCTCCAATGCTGTTCACAAGCTTTGGAAATGGCCGCGTAATGACAGGAATAATCCATCAGGGAAG GCTAGTGCATATGTTGTTCCTCAGTTGTGGCAGCCTCCGAATGGAATTCATATGGCTAATGATGTAAATGACAATAAACCAGCTGAGGAATCTACTGCATGCATTGCTTTATCCAAAAATGACTCTTACGTAATGTCTGCATCTGGTGGGAAGGTCTCTTTGTTCAACATGATGACATTTAAG GTCATGACAACATTTGTATCTCCCCCTCCTGCTGCCACTTTTCTGGCATTCCACCCTCAAGATAATAACATAATTGCTATTGGGATGGAAGACTCtactattttaatttataatgtCAGGGTTGATGAG GTAAAGACCAAGCTGAAAGGTCACCAGAATCGGATAACGGGCCTTGCATTTTCCCAGACTCTTAATATACTGATTTCTTCAGGAGCTGATGCTCAG TTATGTGTGTGGAGCATTGATGGGtgggagaaaaagaaaacaaggtTCATACAAGCACCAGCTGGTCGGCAATCCCCATTGGTTGGAGAAACAAAAGTTCAATTTCATAATGATCAGACGCATTTGTTGGTTGCCCATGAAAGCCAAATTGCTGTGTATGAGAGCAAGCTCGATTGTTTGCGCTCT TGGTCTCCGAAAGATGCACTCGCTGCTCCCATCTCGTGTGCAATATATTCATGTGATGGTTTGTTGGTTTATGCTACTTTTTGTGATGGTGCTGTGGGAGTTTTTGATGCTGATAGCTTAAGACTCCGATGTCGAATAGCACCTTCCGCTTATATACCATCGTTTTCTCTCAG CAGTGGCAATCCCTCGTATCCTCTGGTTGTGGCAGCTCATCCATCTGAGCCTAACCAGATTGCAGTTGGCATGACTGACGGGTCAGTGCATGTGGTCGAACCATCTGATGCAGAGCTGAAGTGGGGTGGCACAGCCTCTCAGGATAATGGTCCTTCCAATTCATCAAATCCTTCTCCTAGTGGTCAAGCGTCGGAACTTCCTTCAAGGTGA
- the LOC126802625 gene encoding uncharacterized protein LOC126802625 — MEIQPSDEIAQPSSVNSTSEAEQQHDDAVVPEAFNHGSKESKHEVSGDEVREILEVIASTGRYWHDWDKLKGMLSFQMKQVLSEYPEAEKTSEQQNTTLGETFPELVKRLDEALHGFTEGPPFTLQRLCEILLDARSIYPNLSKLALALEKNLLVTSMLTISMDPYPQSVLQKTDEPEKASEEPKLHSDSVQNGVEPVVGDRDEVMVEVEQADIDDDMAIAMDAFEDIVGSSETNSVQTNNS, encoded by the exons ATGGAGATACAACCATCAGATGAGATTGCTCAGCCGTCGTCGGTGAATTCGACCAGTGAGGCTGAGCAGCAACATGATGATGCTGTGGTTCCTGAGGCTTTCAATCACGG ATCCAAGGAGTCCAAGCACGAGGTTTCTGGAGATGAAGTTAGAGAAATTCTAGAAGTTATTGCATCCACTGGGAGATATTG GCATGATTGGGACAAATTAAAGGGCATGCTATCCTTTCAGATGAAGCAG GTTCTGTCAGAGTATCCTGAGGCAGAAAAGACTAGTGAGCAGCAAAATACTACTTTAGGAGAAACCTTCCCAGAACTGGTAAAGAGGTTGGATGAAG CTCTTCATGGTTTTACCGAAGGTCCTCCATTTACCCTTCAGAGGCTTTGTGAG ATCCTATTGGATGCACGCAGCATCTACCCGAATCTCTCAAAGCTTGCTCTAGCTCTAGAAAAG AACCTATTGGTGACATCTATGCTCACCATCTCAATGGATCCGTATCCACAATCAGTGTTGCAAAAGACAGATGAACCAGAAAAAGCAAGTGAAGAACCTAAACTTCACTCTGACTCGGTGCAAAATGGGGTGGAACCTGTGGTAGGTGACAGGGATGAAGTGATGGTAGAAGTTGAGCAGGCAGATATTGACGATGACATGGCCATTGCAATGGACgcttttgaagatatagtTGGGTCATCAGAAACAAATTCAGTGCAGACAAATAACTCTTAG